A single window of Methanomassiliicoccaceae archaeon DNA harbors:
- a CDS encoding isocitrate/isopropylmalate family dehydrogenase gives MPKKVLILPGDGVGKEIIDAAVSVIEAVTSEIEVLPGRIGASAYEKTGYYLPPKTMELAAKSDAIIATPVLNRAIEKNYRDPLATLRKQLDMGSVLRKFQPLSDGIGISGLDCMLINCNPQTVGTAKEVETLNGVSVESYIDAAGCRKVFRMGEHIATAKQRRKITCLRDLELNPYSDAMFVDLFYKEFAASEFVIDDMDVAEAMSKLVLDPSFADVIVTPVPYSNAVSGVLTGMCGGAYLTCVGYLSETSGMFMPLHGPVEYLAGTDTVNPTGCMLAAAMALDTIGLNLEADKIRNAVRSAYRKGMKTKDVGGDLSTSEFTYRVTKLCQRSR, from the coding sequence ATGCCGAAGAAGGTCCTCATACTTCCCGGAGACGGGGTCGGTAAGGAGATTATCGACGCCGCAGTCTCTGTGATAGAGGCTGTCACCAGCGAGATAGAGGTCCTTCCAGGCAGAATAGGCGCTTCGGCATACGAGAAAACAGGATACTACCTTCCGCCGAAGACGATGGAGCTGGCAGCTAAATCCGATGCGATAATTGCCACCCCCGTTCTCAACCGTGCGATCGAAAAGAACTACAGGGACCCGTTGGCGACCCTCAGGAAACAGTTGGACATGGGCTCCGTGCTCAGAAAATTTCAGCCTCTCAGCGACGGCATAGGAATCTCTGGCCTGGATTGCATGCTGATAAACTGCAACCCTCAGACCGTGGGCACTGCAAAGGAAGTGGAAACCCTCAACGGCGTCAGCGTCGAATCTTACATCGACGCGGCTGGTTGCAGGAAGGTCTTCAGGATGGGGGAGCATATCGCCACCGCAAAACAAAGGCGCAAGATCACTTGCCTTCGGGACCTGGAACTCAACCCATATTCGGACGCCATGTTCGTGGACCTGTTCTACAAAGAGTTCGCAGCCTCCGAGTTCGTGATCGACGACATGGATGTGGCCGAAGCGATGTCGAAACTGGTCCTCGACCCTTCGTTCGCGGATGTTATAGTCACACCTGTACCATACAGCAACGCCGTTTCCGGGGTGCTGACGGGGATGTGCGGAGGGGCATACCTTACCTGCGTGGGATATCTGAGCGAAACCAGCGGAATGTTCATGCCCCTGCACGGACCCGTGGAATATCTTGCCGGCACCGACACCGTTAATCCTACTGGTTGCATGCTGGCCGCCGCTATGGCCCTGGACACCATCGGGCTGAATCTGGAGGCGGACAAGATACGCAACGCCGTACGTTCGGCCTACAGGAAGGGAATGAAGACCAAAGATGTCGGAGGGGACCTCTCCACGTCCGAGTTCACTTACCGCGTCACAAA
- a CDS encoding deoxyhypusine synthase — protein sequence MSDLELVPVEDIKVTKGMTVNQILEAMGRSGGFTAQKLADATDIAEKMIKKKGCLRILSFPACIMATGTRGIIIDMVKNHMVDLIITTCGTLDHDISRTYAAYYKGDFMMDDARLRRHSVSRLGNVLVPDSCYGIVLEDNLLPMFDEIFKDRKDMTTHEIIDEVGKRMPSEESLLYQCHVNKVPIVVPGITDGSFGSQLWTYYQMHRNLRVDLFGDEQMLAEITMEAKYTGAIIIGGGISKHHVIWWNQFRGGLDFCIYLTTAQEFDGSLSGAAIREAVSWGKVKSNAKKMTVEGDATITLPLIYAGLVDRLL from the coding sequence ATGTCAGACTTAGAATTGGTCCCTGTAGAAGATATCAAGGTAACGAAAGGAATGACCGTAAATCAGATTTTGGAGGCCATGGGGCGCTCCGGAGGCTTTACTGCTCAGAAGCTCGCCGATGCCACCGACATTGCGGAGAAGATGATCAAGAAAAAGGGGTGCCTCAGAATACTGTCGTTCCCCGCTTGCATCATGGCGACCGGAACAAGGGGCATCATAATCGATATGGTGAAAAACCACATGGTGGACCTCATTATAACGACCTGCGGAACCCTCGACCATGATATCTCGAGGACTTATGCGGCATACTACAAAGGGGACTTCATGATGGACGATGCCAGGCTCAGAAGGCATAGCGTCAGCAGGCTCGGTAACGTGCTGGTCCCCGATTCATGCTACGGAATAGTCCTGGAAGACAACCTCCTGCCTATGTTCGATGAAATATTCAAGGACCGCAAAGACATGACCACCCATGAGATCATTGACGAGGTCGGAAAGAGGATGCCCAGCGAGGAAAGCCTACTGTACCAGTGCCACGTCAATAAAGTACCGATTGTCGTGCCCGGGATCACAGACGGCTCCTTCGGCTCCCAGCTGTGGACATACTATCAGATGCACCGCAACCTCAGGGTCGACCTCTTCGGCGACGAGCAGATGCTCGCAGAAATTACAATGGAGGCAAAATACACTGGTGCGATAATCATCGGCGGAGGCATCTCCAAGCACCACGTCATTTGGTGGAACCAGTTCCGCGGAGGCCTGGATTTCTGCATTTATCTCACTACCGCGCAAGAGTTCGACGGTTCCCTTTCCGGCGCCGCGATCAGAGAAGCAGTTTCATGGGGGAAGGTCAAGAGCAATGCCAAGAAGATGACCGTCGAGGGCGATGCTACGATCACGCTCCCTCTGATATATGCCGGCCTGGTGGACAGGCTGCTCTGA
- a CDS encoding sodium-translocating pyrophosphatase, with product MIEITTVENLLFMIPVAVVIALVFALYFLTDIRSRDKGTPEMQKISDAIETGAMAYLKRQYKTIAVISIIVAIIIALAGIPESTRNYLGYPVAIAFLIGAGFSILSGFIGMKVSVSTNIRTASAARESLASAFKTAFRGGAVSGIIVSTLSILGLFAVFLAYNAIYVEMTQTLHYIIGYAFGASFAALFAQLGGGIYTKAADVGADLVGKVEAGIPEDDPRNPAVIADLVGDNVGDCAGRGADIFESTAAEIIGSMVIGLAVLKIAGSLGLSNNWIYLPMVIMAFGLIASLIGILAVKLRDSDKEVFSALNRGYYVTMALVIVGTTFSVYWLLKDEVSNWFYFAGCGAVGIVLALAIVYITQYYTGDHGPVKSIADASKTGPATNVIKGISVGMESTLLPVICISIAICATFVLGYYADPTGSNGMIFGLYGTAVGTIAMLASSAFILAEDTYGPITDNAGGIIEMSDQPAEVRERTDKLDASGNTTKALTKGYAMASASLAAFLLFAAYFEIVGEIKGLPSLIDAMQVNLGNPLIFVGGLIGAVLVFYFASLAMSAVGKAAGEMIEEVRRQFREDPGIMEGTSDPDYASCVDIATRGALRQMVLPALLPIIVPILFGLLFKWVLPDELAVEAPAAVGALIMVATIVGVLLANFLNNGGGAWDNAKKYIEAGANGGKGSPAHAAAVVGDTVGDPFKDTAGPSIHVLIKLLSTICLVTAVLYI from the coding sequence ATGATCGAAATAACAACAGTTGAAAACTTGCTTTTCATGATACCTGTTGCCGTCGTGATCGCACTGGTCTTTGCATTGTATTTCCTGACCGACATAAGGTCTAGAGACAAGGGAACGCCTGAAATGCAGAAGATTTCCGATGCGATAGAGACCGGCGCCATGGCATATCTGAAGCGCCAGTACAAAACGATAGCTGTCATAAGCATAATCGTTGCCATTATAATCGCACTCGCGGGAATCCCCGAGTCCACCAGAAACTATCTCGGATATCCAGTGGCAATCGCGTTCCTCATAGGTGCGGGATTCTCCATCCTTTCCGGGTTTATCGGAATGAAGGTATCCGTTAGCACAAACATAAGAACGGCCAGCGCAGCACGCGAGTCTCTCGCCAGCGCATTCAAGACGGCGTTCCGCGGAGGTGCCGTTTCGGGAATCATTGTTTCGACCCTCAGTATCCTCGGCCTATTCGCCGTGTTCCTTGCGTACAACGCCATATACGTAGAGATGACCCAGACTCTCCACTACATCATAGGATATGCTTTCGGTGCATCATTCGCGGCACTGTTCGCCCAGCTCGGCGGCGGTATCTACACCAAAGCGGCCGACGTAGGTGCGGACCTCGTGGGAAAAGTCGAAGCAGGAATACCTGAAGACGACCCCAGGAACCCCGCCGTCATTGCCGACCTCGTCGGTGACAACGTCGGAGACTGCGCCGGAAGGGGAGCGGACATTTTCGAATCGACCGCGGCCGAGATCATCGGATCGATGGTCATCGGACTTGCAGTCCTCAAAATCGCGGGCAGCTTAGGGCTTTCTAATAACTGGATATACCTGCCGATGGTCATAATGGCCTTCGGACTGATCGCCTCCTTGATAGGTATCCTGGCTGTTAAGCTCAGGGATTCTGACAAAGAAGTGTTCTCCGCTCTTAACCGCGGCTACTACGTCACAATGGCGCTCGTCATAGTGGGTACAACATTCTCAGTATACTGGCTCCTTAAGGACGAAGTCTCCAACTGGTTCTATTTCGCAGGGTGCGGAGCGGTCGGTATCGTACTAGCTCTCGCCATAGTCTATATCACCCAATATTACACCGGAGACCACGGACCCGTCAAGTCGATCGCAGATGCATCCAAGACCGGCCCGGCCACCAACGTGATAAAAGGAATATCTGTGGGAATGGAGTCTACTCTCCTCCCCGTAATCTGCATAAGCATAGCCATATGCGCTACTTTCGTGCTCGGATACTACGCGGACCCCACCGGCTCCAACGGAATGATCTTCGGACTTTACGGAACAGCCGTCGGAACGATTGCAATGCTCGCATCTTCCGCGTTCATCCTCGCCGAGGACACATACGGACCGATCACCGATAACGCAGGCGGCATCATCGAAATGAGCGACCAGCCCGCCGAAGTCAGAGAGAGGACCGATAAGCTGGATGCTTCCGGAAACACCACCAAGGCCCTGACGAAAGGATATGCAATGGCCTCCGCGTCGCTTGCAGCATTCCTTCTGTTCGCAGCCTACTTCGAAATCGTCGGAGAAATCAAAGGCCTGCCCAGCCTTATCGACGCAATGCAGGTCAACCTCGGCAACCCGCTGATATTTGTCGGCGGACTTATCGGAGCGGTGCTTGTGTTCTACTTCGCATCCCTCGCTATGAGCGCCGTCGGAAAGGCGGCCGGCGAAATGATCGAAGAGGTCCGCAGGCAGTTCAGAGAGGACCCGGGCATCATGGAAGGAACTTCCGACCCGGACTACGCCAGTTGCGTCGACATCGCAACCCGCGGTGCCCTGAGGCAGATGGTCCTGCCCGCTCTTCTACCGATTATCGTACCCATCCTGTTCGGACTCCTGTTCAAGTGGGTCCTTCCCGATGAGCTTGCCGTCGAAGCCCCTGCGGCAGTCGGTGCGCTCATCATGGTAGCGACGATCGTCGGTGTCCTGCTTGCCAACTTCCTCAACAACGGAGGAGGAGCATGGGACAACGCCAAGAAGTACATCGAAGCCGGAGCAAACGGCGGAAAGGGTTCGCCCGCACACGCCGCTGCAGTCGTCGGAGACACTGTCGGAGATCCCTTCAAGGACACCGCCGGACCTTCGATACACGTGCTCATCAAACTGCTGTCCACCATCTGTCTGGTGACCGCGGTCCTGTACATCTGA
- a CDS encoding DNA-directed RNA polymerase — protein MYMITEAERKVRVPPKNLGEDISEAIDNLTWDTFEGRFNEDKSLTVLIKDVEPVGPGRIVHGDGAVYQTVKYNQLVYRLKDNEVIEGIVVEILKFGAFIRFGPLDGLLHISQVMDDRVDIDEVNQRLVGKESGRTLSLGDRVRARVVSIDLNDKNPQDSKIGLTMRQPGLGKFQWIEEDNTKKKEAA, from the coding sequence ATGTATATGATCACAGAGGCCGAGAGGAAGGTCCGCGTCCCGCCAAAAAATCTGGGCGAAGATATTAGTGAGGCTATAGATAACCTCACATGGGATACTTTCGAGGGCAGATTCAACGAGGACAAATCACTTACGGTCCTCATAAAAGACGTCGAGCCTGTGGGCCCGGGTCGCATAGTCCACGGTGACGGTGCAGTGTACCAGACCGTAAAATATAACCAGCTAGTCTACAGACTGAAGGACAACGAGGTGATCGAGGGTATAGTCGTGGAGATCCTCAAGTTCGGAGCTTTCATAAGATTCGGCCCTCTAGATGGCCTGTTGCATATCAGTCAGGTAATGGACGACCGTGTCGACATCGATGAGGTCAACCAGAGGCTCGTAGGGAAGGAGTCCGGAAGGACGCTTTCCTTAGGGGACAGGGTCAGGGCGAGGGTCGTCAGCATAGACCTTAACGACAAGAACCCCCAGGACAGCAAGATCGGACTTACGATGCGCCAGCCCGGCCTCGGAAAGTTCCAGTGGATCGAAGAAGACAACACGAAGAAGAAGGAGGCGGCCTGA
- the spt4 gene encoding transcription elongation factor subunit Spt4 yields the protein MAGPVLKACKNCSFISEDDTCPRCGGQTSKEWQGYVAIIDYTKSEIAKRMSIMANGRYALKVR from the coding sequence ATGGCAGGACCTGTTCTTAAAGCATGCAAGAACTGCAGTTTCATATCCGAAGACGATACGTGCCCCCGTTGCGGAGGACAGACATCCAAAGAATGGCAGGGATATGTGGCGATTATCGATTATACGAAATCGGAGATTGCCAAGCGCATGAGCATTATGGCTAACGGCAGATATGCCCTGAAGGTCCGCTGA
- a CDS encoding DUF359 domain-containing protein, producing MELRDRKLPEDRRELFRKPIGRDLGENELIILDKGSKLITVGDVVSLVVRKHGIVPFLSIYDGRTERHEMTEFSSLVKDSGWDEIEVRNPPKMITAELIEAVKNAFEGDIHIIKVDGEEDLATVACMALAPYGTNIVYGWPGRGMKLVTTDEHIRKEAELLIEMMEEL from the coding sequence ATGGAGCTCAGGGACAGAAAGCTTCCGGAGGACAGGCGCGAACTGTTCAGGAAGCCTATCGGGCGGGACCTGGGCGAAAACGAACTTATTATACTCGATAAAGGTTCCAAATTGATTACGGTCGGCGACGTGGTATCGCTGGTCGTCAGAAAGCACGGCATCGTGCCGTTCCTCTCCATCTATGACGGAAGGACGGAAAGGCACGAGATGACCGAATTCTCATCTCTCGTTAAAGACAGCGGTTGGGACGAGATAGAGGTCAGGAACCCTCCAAAGATGATAACTGCGGAGTTAATCGAGGCCGTGAAAAACGCTTTCGAAGGAGACATCCATATCATAAAGGTGGATGGGGAAGAGGACCTGGCGACCGTCGCCTGCATGGCCCTTGCGCCCTATGGCACCAATATCGTGTACGGATGGCCCGGAAGAGGGATGAAGCTTGTCACCACGGACGAGCATATCCGAAAAGAAGCAGAACTGCTCATTGAGATGATGGAGGAGCTGTAA
- a CDS encoding 30S ribosomal protein S24e: MKIEITQQKKNPLQKRNEVYFSVDHTGESTPKRNAVAEELAKTLKSKRDSLVIDHFDSVYGKGVSEGYAKVYESKEAALEFENEHLLKRNGIEAPKPEVPKKVE; this comes from the coding sequence ATGAAGATAGAAATAACCCAGCAGAAGAAAAACCCCCTGCAGAAGAGGAACGAGGTATACTTCTCGGTGGACCACACCGGGGAGAGCACACCAAAGAGGAACGCAGTGGCCGAGGAGCTTGCCAAGACATTGAAGTCCAAGAGGGACAGCCTGGTCATCGACCACTTTGACTCAGTTTACGGCAAGGGAGTATCCGAAGGATACGCCAAGGTATACGAGAGCAAAGAGGCTGCATTGGAGTTCGAGAACGAACACCTCCTAAAGAGGAACGGCATCGAGGCACCTAAGCCTGAAGTACCCAAGAAGGTGGAGTGA
- a CDS encoding 30S ribosomal protein S27ae: protein MAAPKKKVAPKSISKKDAYKVEGNKIIRTKPVCPKCGPGVFMAVHKDRTSCGKCGYTEFSKKE from the coding sequence ATGGCAGCACCAAAGAAGAAGGTCGCACCTAAGTCAATCAGCAAGAAAGACGCATACAAGGTCGAAGGCAACAAAATCATAAGGACCAAACCGGTATGCCCCAAGTGCGGACCGGGCGTGTTCATGGCCGTCCACAAGGACCGGACATCCTGCGGAAAGTGCGGGTACACCGAGTTCAGCAAAAAAGAGTAA
- a CDS encoding YcaO-related McrA-glycine thioamidation protein, which yields MKSLTLVRSPKYDREGGIRIMSPLETLENTLPLLAKAGLLSPEDITGKDNVGIPVFSISRPDAAEGAVSSYNGKGATYEQAKASAVMEAMERYSAEVRDDDEIVYGTYEQAKDTGLTVDPADLILPIDRLNYYRNAEIAWCEGWEMFRGEKIWVPACAVYHPYVTDGDLQLFRYNTNGLASGNTIEEAILHATFEVIERDAWSLAEDREVANADVVVEPDSVPGRLLEAFHKQGVEIKLKDITTDVGVTTIGAASDDVRTEDPEMLTIGVGTHLDPEIAAVRAITEVAQSRATHKQGVKVNTKIQKTTRDMGYEKIKRINHLWYSELDRKVQLRDMKDESTDYVLDDIEVVLDKLMNAGFDMVIVSDLTRPEVNVPVVRMNIPGMECSTMDPDRIGCRLNGIWPPRK from the coding sequence ATGAAATCGCTGACTTTGGTAAGGTCTCCGAAATACGACCGCGAAGGCGGGATAAGGATAATGTCACCTCTGGAAACTCTCGAAAATACCCTCCCGCTTCTTGCCAAAGCCGGTTTGCTTTCTCCCGAGGACATCACGGGGAAGGACAACGTGGGCATCCCTGTGTTCTCGATATCCAGACCAGACGCCGCCGAGGGCGCCGTATCAAGTTACAACGGCAAAGGGGCCACTTACGAACAGGCCAAAGCTTCAGCTGTCATGGAAGCTATGGAGAGATACAGCGCGGAGGTGCGCGACGATGACGAGATCGTCTACGGAACTTACGAACAAGCCAAGGATACCGGACTCACGGTGGACCCCGCCGACCTGATACTTCCGATAGACCGTCTGAACTACTATCGCAACGCGGAGATCGCCTGGTGCGAGGGGTGGGAGATGTTCAGGGGAGAAAAAATCTGGGTCCCTGCGTGCGCAGTATACCATCCTTACGTTACGGACGGCGACCTCCAGCTCTTCAGATACAACACGAACGGGCTGGCTTCGGGAAACACGATAGAAGAGGCGATACTTCACGCAACTTTCGAGGTCATCGAGAGGGACGCATGGTCTCTGGCCGAGGACCGCGAAGTTGCCAACGCAGATGTCGTAGTAGAGCCGGATTCCGTTCCGGGAAGACTTCTGGAAGCTTTCCATAAACAAGGTGTCGAAATAAAACTCAAGGATATTACCACCGATGTCGGCGTGACAACCATAGGCGCGGCCTCCGATGATGTCAGGACAGAGGACCCGGAGATGCTGACCATCGGTGTCGGTACGCACCTGGACCCGGAGATCGCGGCCGTACGTGCGATAACCGAGGTCGCTCAAAGCAGGGCTACACATAAACAAGGCGTGAAAGTGAATACCAAGATTCAGAAAACCACCCGCGACATGGGATATGAGAAGATCAAAAGGATCAATCACCTATGGTATTCCGAACTTGATCGTAAAGTGCAACTCAGGGATATGAAAGACGAATCGACCGATTATGTTCTGGACGACATAGAGGTCGTTCTCGACAAACTGATGAACGCAGGTTTTGACATGGTCATAGTATCCGATTTAACTCGACCGGAAGTCAATGTGCCAGTTGTCAGGATGAATATTCCGGGCATGGAATGTTCCACGATGGACCCTGACCGCATAGGATGCCGCCTTAACGGAATATGGCCTCCAAGAAAATGA
- a CDS encoding aconitase X catalytic domain-containing protein, giving the protein MELRPDEEHILKGEEGESRRKAMELLVALGKVYGAEDLIDITSAHLSGASYKTIGDGGLKYLGDQVAGGAKVSVLTTLNPVGMDLCRWKEMHISEKFAVKQQKIVELYGKMGVKTTCSCTPYTGENVPKFGDHVAWAESSALSFVNSFIGARTNREGGPGALAAAILGKTANYGLHLDDKRVPSVLIDADIDGSVFSYSLLGQAVGCAIGGRVPYFRGLPKDTGIEEAKTLSAAMAAAGSVAIWHAENVTPEAGKYDVSDLEVIHVGKEELKAAYDTLNTADDVQLIALGCPHLTQKEIHEIATMLKGKKKKQGSPEIWFCTSAATREKCGEDVKILEEFGPVLADTCMVVAPIEGTFSRTGTNSAKAGNYLPTLCSQNIMCKDIAKLMEAVY; this is encoded by the coding sequence ATGGAACTCAGACCCGACGAAGAACACATACTCAAAGGCGAGGAAGGCGAAAGCCGCCGCAAAGCGATGGAACTTCTAGTGGCTCTCGGCAAGGTCTACGGTGCCGAGGACCTTATCGATATCACTTCCGCTCACCTTTCGGGCGCTTCATATAAGACGATCGGCGATGGCGGACTGAAATACCTTGGCGACCAGGTCGCCGGAGGTGCCAAGGTGTCTGTACTGACGACCCTGAACCCTGTAGGGATGGACCTCTGCAGATGGAAAGAGATGCACATCTCCGAAAAATTCGCTGTAAAGCAACAGAAGATCGTAGAACTCTATGGAAAAATGGGGGTGAAGACCACGTGTTCATGCACCCCGTACACCGGAGAAAACGTTCCGAAATTCGGGGACCATGTGGCATGGGCAGAGTCATCGGCTTTATCCTTTGTTAACTCATTTATCGGAGCAAGGACCAACAGAGAAGGCGGTCCCGGAGCGTTGGCTGCGGCAATTCTCGGTAAAACGGCGAATTATGGACTCCATCTCGATGATAAGAGGGTACCATCTGTGTTGATCGACGCAGATATAGACGGCTCTGTCTTCAGTTATTCACTTCTCGGACAGGCAGTAGGTTGCGCCATCGGCGGTCGTGTCCCGTACTTCAGAGGACTTCCTAAAGACACAGGTATCGAAGAGGCAAAGACACTCTCCGCGGCAATGGCGGCAGCAGGTTCTGTGGCGATCTGGCACGCGGAGAACGTGACGCCGGAGGCTGGGAAATATGACGTGTCGGACCTCGAGGTTATACATGTGGGCAAGGAAGAGCTCAAAGCGGCCTATGACACACTGAACACGGCGGACGATGTCCAGCTTATAGCTCTCGGGTGCCCCCACCTGACCCAGAAGGAGATCCATGAGATCGCAACAATGCTTAAAGGTAAAAAGAAGAAACAGGGTTCTCCGGAGATATGGTTCTGCACTTCAGCTGCAACCAGGGAAAAATGTGGCGAGGATGTGAAGATACTGGAGGAGTTCGGTCCGGTCCTGGCAGACACATGCATGGTGGTCGCACCCATCGAGGGAACATTCTCGCGCACCGGCACAAACTCAGCCAAAGCGGGGAATTATCTCCCGACGCTTTGCTCGCAGAACATAATGTGCAAAGACATCGCCAAACTGATGGAGGCGGTATATTGA
- a CDS encoding DUF126 domain-containing protein gives MILSGRSISPGKAKGEVLKLDEPFSFLGGVDGSTGELNSGKGNVAGKVFVFPAGKGSTVGSYVMYDLAVHGKAPAAVINNNAETIVTTGAVISSIPMVDRIDVSLLRDGDRVTVDADAGTVEVEGVEIIESVSSAILVDGRVLMLKRPENARSFPGVWSLVAGKIEFGESPVEASVREIMEETGIDVHAPDRSGRVVTVREKDTIWRVYPFLYRLKAAEPKLNHENLGFEWVEPKDLPSRKTVKYTYEAVSAMLEP, from the coding sequence TTGATCCTCTCCGGACGCTCGATATCCCCTGGCAAGGCCAAGGGCGAAGTACTGAAGCTGGACGAACCGTTCAGCTTTTTGGGAGGGGTCGATGGCTCCACAGGGGAGCTGAACTCCGGAAAAGGAAACGTCGCCGGCAAGGTGTTCGTGTTCCCTGCAGGCAAGGGAAGCACAGTGGGATCATATGTCATGTACGACCTGGCCGTCCACGGCAAGGCTCCGGCGGCAGTGATTAACAACAACGCCGAGACGATAGTCACAACCGGGGCGGTGATATCGTCCATACCGATGGTCGACCGTATCGATGTTTCTCTTCTGCGCGATGGAGACAGGGTCACAGTCGATGCAGATGCGGGCACGGTCGAAGTGGAAGGCGTTGAGATAATCGAGTCCGTATCATCTGCCATACTGGTGGATGGAAGGGTGCTTATGCTGAAGCGTCCCGAAAACGCACGTTCGTTCCCGGGAGTATGGTCACTAGTCGCCGGAAAGATCGAATTCGGCGAGTCGCCGGTCGAAGCATCCGTACGCGAAATCATGGAGGAAACCGGTATTGACGTACATGCGCCGGACAGGTCCGGCAGGGTTGTGACGGTCAGGGAAAAGGACACCATATGGAGAGTGTATCCTTTCCTCTACCGTCTCAAGGCAGCGGAGCCCAAGCTGAACCATGAGAACCTGGGTTTTGAATGGGTGGAGCCCAAGGACCTGCCGTCGAGGAAGACCGTCAAGTATACGTACGAGGCGGTCTCGGCGATGCTGGAACCGTGA